Part of the Pseudorasbora parva isolate DD20220531a chromosome 13, ASM2467924v1, whole genome shotgun sequence genome is shown below.
gaaaaagcggtggagtatccctttaaatactgagtaatattaattaacacatactatagggtttggtttagggttagttgcatgtaaccagcataatttactgttattactatggtaagtacatatGTAACAGGGacattgtaaaataaagtgttacaaaaCTGAATGGTTTTATTCTGTGTTGCTCAGGTCCTGGTGTGAACAACGCGGTTCTGCTGCAGATTCAAGAGAAAAAGGCCAAGGAGATGGAGCTCAACAGCAAAGCCACATATGACAATGTTAGCTTCGAAAACCACGAAAAGACGAACGGCGAAATCCCCATAGAGCCTTCCTATCCAGTAAAGGTCGACGTCATCTCCAACACCACCCAAGAACCCACCGAATTAGATAATAATGCCATGATTTACCCAGTCGCTGAACTGGCAGCCACGCAAGCCTGCCATACATAAGCTACTGCACGTGAGCATTTGAGAGAGGAAAAAACAACTTTCTGATCAGAATCTCATCATGCTATGTCCGCTCTACGGCTTCTCGATAGCACTGCATTGCCTGCTATCAAACAGTCTATCACCTGAAGATGTTCACGAGAGCATGTCGATCTTACCCAGGTCAAACCTGAGACAAAGTGATATCAGATACAAATGAAGAGCTCAATTCCACCGTTTTAGAAATAAGGAAATTACAAATGTTCagaattatacttttttttttatcgtgtAATATTTGCTGAATGTTCTAtttaattttgttgttgtttaggTTTTATATTGTCATTTTTGCATAACTTTGAAAAATGGACTATGGAAAATGTAGCTCAAATAACACTCCAGTTCAAAGAGCGCCTGCTCGTGTATTATAAGCAATACTGTAGTAATATTAAATGCACTGTGTGTATTTCTACATTCTGCAAAAGCTCATTGAATGGTCAGTACATTTCAACTTTGCATTCAAAGTTTACATTTACTGTTAAAGTAACTATAAAGCACTTTTATCGACTATGATTGTAGGCAAACCAATTTCAGAGGCCATCAAGGAAACACTTTTTTAATTAAGGATATTTATTACAGAGCAGTAAATATCTACATTGTCAAATGACATTAAATGAAAACAGTATTTCATTTCGGACCCAcattatattaggtggcctatatgtactaacattaatcatttgatacaatgcacttatcgtgtacatacatgtttttacttacatttttaaaaatacctgcatgtaatttcATCTGTGATTCATTTCTGTATCTATACATTTacacacttcccttacacctaaccctacccttaaacttagcCATAGCACCAtacatgtccctaactttaccagtatcccacctcaatatcagtagaagtgttttgcaatacaatatgaacagaataagtacattgtacttttattttatgtaagtacatagtaattAAGGACACTAATCTAAAGTGAGGCTTGTATTTCTATTGCAGGAATTATATACATGaaataatactgtaatattgCCTTCATCGagtattaaaaatgtttaagccTGTCATTAAATAAAGCAATTATCCAATAGCTGTGGTGTACCGTGaatttagaacatttttaagGCACGCAGAGCGGTTagtcaataaataaaatattggtGTAAGTTTATTAAGTAGCCTAATTTACAACAGCTTTGACCGTGGCTCAAACCAATAAGAATCAAGGATTGGACTATCCGTtttataaatgattttaatGTGAGTCATCATATATCAAAGTACACATTTAACAGGCACATCAAATCATTCTAAACATTTGTGtggtaaataaaaaaagtagttACATACAGCCACACTAGTCTTCTTATACTGCATCGACTAGAAGGAACTTAACACATTCTAATCCAACACAAAAGGAAATCCAACCATAACAATGAAACCCATTAGATTTAATGACAAAAATTATAATACATAACAGGTAGCCTAATACGGCAATTGTGCAAACAAAGCACCTGCCATACAAATGTGCAATCTGCAACTCCCTTTTCTTATGTTTACACCTACACACACAATCGCACGTACCGAAAGACTTTAACCCAGTAATGCACTGTTCTCTGGCCAATACTGCTGCATAAGGgaaatctctctcacacacacacacacacacacacacacacacacatgcactcgtTCACTGGTGCAGAGTTCACTGCAGTCAAAGGGGATGTTTAGAGGAAAACAAGGGCCTAGTCTCTTAACATTTATTATATCTTCCATGTATTAATTAGCATGGTGCTATCAGCAATACAATACATGTCCCAAACACATAAATCTATAAAGATAAACCTGTAAAGACTTAACGGGATATACAGCGATTTTCTTGGTTTACCAAGTGAAAGAACACAGAGCCCATCTAGTGGACATTTGTGGTGGTGTGCCGTAGTATCACTGCACCTACATTACTCTGGAATACTTAAGTAAACTATTCATACGTAGATTAAAAGCACATGTGGGCTTGTTATTTTCTATATAGACACACAAAATTATTCAGTTAATGACTAAATTCCACATTAAGACTGGATAACGTCTGATCAGACAAGCAGGCCGATGAAGAACCTGATAGAAGAAAGACAGCAGACATTGATCTGTTGATGACCATGTAGAACTGTAAAACAGAAGCCTCTACTTCCCTCAAAATATTCCCTTAAAGAGTGCGCGTTAAGACCTAAACACTGTTTACAAGGGTGCCGATGCAGAGCAAGAGAAGATCTGACCTAAAATCAGTCACTCAGAATACTCTGGTAGACAGGTGGACGTCCCGTCCAGGGGTCAGCACATAAGAGACCGCTGTTCACGAGCCTTCAGACTTGATCTTTTCTTCCTCCTAACAGAGACTCTAagacaaaatgaaaatgtgttatTAAAATACTAAGGTTTATTTGTAATTAACAGTGGATCCGAAAAATTTTttcttaaagggctagttcagccaaaaatgaaattgatgtcattaataactCACCCTGATGTCATTCCACAGGAGTAAGACCtctcggatcgccaatgtcacgtgatttcagaagtTTAGATCGTGTGCCATACTGCCGAactactgaaatcacgtgacattgatcgattcactgattcataaccctttgaatctttatttgagaaacACAGAAGAGACGACAATGCTGAATTAAGTCGTCGTTTTTGATATTTtaggaccaaaatgtattttcgatgctccaagagactctaatcaaccaactgatgtcacatatggactactttaatgatgtttttattagctttctggacatggacagtatagtgggcATAGACTGCATTTGTtatgggactaaaatataaaatatcttaaactgtgttctgatgatgaacggaggtctcacgggtgtggaacaacattagggtgagtcattaatgacatcaatttcatttttgggtgaactaaccctttaagttaatacaactgtttttttaatgatatcaGTATAACAATTTGAAAAGTAGATGAactgaaaaaataattaatctcAAAATCCTTTTTATTAATAAGAACTGTTTTTGAATATATGTCATTCATTTAATGTTATATCGTTTATTAATTTTACTTTTGAACCCTACAAActgcagcacaaaaaaaaaaaaacatgtaaaacaaAGTGCAATACAAACACAGCATTGCACTTGCACCTtgtgaaactaaataaataaattctaaaCAAAATGCTACGAAACGCAGCACTGCACTTTGTGAAAGGTTTGTTTAGTTCATTCCTTCTCGGTTGGGGTACTTTTGTACCACACAATAtgcaaaaaagaaataaaataaaaaatacatgcaataaaattaaaaattaaaaaaggaaaTAATATGCCAAACAAAatgcaacaaaacaaaaaacaaataaatattataaacaaaatgCACCAAAACACCGCATTGCACTTGTGAAGCGTTTGTTTGGTTCATACCATTTCGGTTGCAAATAATATGCAAACAatatgcaaaacaaaaaaagtaaaatgctaaacaaaactaaacaaaaacacagCATTGCACTTGCACCTTGTGTAAGGTTTGCTTGGTTATATTGTTTCGGTTGGGGTACTTTTACACCacaaaatgcagtaaaaaaaaactaaaactaaaatgctaaaaaaaaaaaaaaaaaaaagaacgaaATGCTAAACAAAATGCTACGAAACGCAGCACTGCACTTGCACCTGTCAAAGGTTTGTTTAGGTCATACcttataaacaaaataaaataaataaatgaaataaaacaaaaatccaaacaaacaaataaataaataaaataaaatccccACAATATTCTAAACAAAAACGGTAAAATTATAAACAAAATGCAACACAAAACAGCACTGTGCTTGCAACTTGTGAAGCGTTTGTTTGGTTCATAGCTTTTCGGTTGGAAACAATATGCAAACAATatgcaaaacaaaaaagttaaatgctaaacaaaaaacaaaaacacagcatTGCCCTTGCACCTTGGTTTGTTTGGTTCATATAAGTTTTCGGTTGGGGTATTTTGTGACGCCACAATatgcaaaaataaatcaaatgcaagaaaacaaaaatCCCAAAAAAATGAAGTGAAATTCTAAACAAAATGCTACAGACactgggtgcttctcaatatccctcctcgtttccttGCTCCTCCGTCAGAAAAAAAGCCTAagaaaatgaaataaacaaaGTAATActatacaacaaataaaaagcatttaatAACTGGGAATAAtttgttgttaataataactggtaatattaaataaaacatggaCAAATTTGGTATTTTGTGGCGGTTGAAACTATTACAATATAAAGTTATCTCTAGTGTTTAAGAATCCCGAAGTGCAAGATAAATCCAGCTGTGTATGGAGTCATAATTAATTGACGATGCTTTGAAACGATGTTAAAGAGGTGAGGATATATCATATGATTCAATTCCTCTGTCCTTGCGTCCTTCCCTCACATCCTGAAGAGGTGGAGCCAAGACGAGAGGAAAGAAAACggggatgcacaaataagaactGAGAAGCACCCGGAGCATTGCACTTGCACCTTGTGAATGTGTCTGGTTCATACCTTTTCGGTTGCGTAACCATGCATTTCCAAAGAACAGCATAGAGGGCTAACAGAAAGCCTATGAACACCGCTGCAGCGATCGCACCTGCAGACACACCAAACACCTGTTAAACCGCAGTCTGTAGTCTTGAAAACATGGAGGCATACAATCTTCTGCACAGAGATGAGATAACACTGATATAGAGCATGACAGAATGAGAGGCTGCAGTTTCATTGTCTGCAATCCAAAATCACTGGTCATTCGGGTAGCAAATGCAAATTGGACACTTTGGTACTGTTTGTAAACATCTTCAAATCATATAATAaatttatgaaacatgacagCTGCTTTATACTGATCTCAGGCCTGTAATGGGTTAAAGAACAGTCAGTTAATtatcataattgttttttttaatttcaaaataaagacAAACACTGTGTTTAAAGAGATATATGCTCTAATGAAGAAGCAGGGGGAGGGGAAAATTCCAGTGATGACATGGAAACCTGTTTGAGCCTGTGAGAAACTAAAAAGGAAAATCAGCATTGAGCAATGATTTATCACGCCATATGAACttttttccggaaaaaaaaaagtgtttggggggtaaaatgtgtgttattttggcaaggttgcctgctaaaattcgcactcatgggtctatatatcacataatagtagGTTGAGCCCGCGGAcctagaaaacaacccgcggaaaaaaaacgcggacttggcaacacagtgcagttgagctctgttgacatttgacaattcGTTGCTtcactgctctgattggttgtaggtctatccaattgatgtctttcctggttgggttgaaacacgccccataatcacagcccaatggagcagtttcagactcatattctgactagaattgagtatgaccacgtctgGCTagtttaatatatgtatatgacCGCAAAGGCTTAACACAGCACTGACAGTATGGTGGTTTTGGAGTTTGGAGAATTCATTGAGTTTGATATTTCTATACAAAAAACTAACCCCTTGTTGTATCTtccaggcaaaaggtcatacaagttgtgaaattaaattattaatatcacacTTGATTTCCACTCTTCTTGGAACAtgaagagaaaaacaaaaagcGTCATCCATAGGAAAAAGAGCACTTCGAAAGGAGAGGTCACAGATAAATCATGTTCCCAAAGGTTGTTTTGACAGGACTAGTTTTGGAGGTATAAGCCATATGACAGTCGCACACAACTCATAAAAAACCCTCCAGAGAGTTTGGTCAGACTGATTGATGTCTGATTGATAAGAAAGACATGACAGCATTTATAAATGTACTTAATTAGTAAACAAATAAGATAATGAACAAGGTCGGACTGATGAAAAATGATCAAAGAATGACTGAATGAGAGGAAGACAACAGCAATAAAATGGAAAGGGCAGGTCAGaagtattaataaaaaaaaaactgactccAAAACATTTGAACGTCAGTCTAATGTGGCCAAAGGAAATCAGAGAGTGAAACTCTACCTGGTATGATTCCACTCTCTCTGTTCTTGGGGGTCTCCGCGAGAGGGGGTGGTCTGGCAGTTGCTGAGCCTGTAGAGACAATGAAGATTATGCTAAAGCATGAATGCAGACATCACTAGCATGATGCAACTTAGGCTGTTTAATGCATTACCATTTCTATCAGAGATGGTGGGGAGCCATGAAGACACTGGTGAAACTATCTGGAGAgagaaaaagattaaaaaaataatggatGGGGCTTGATTTTACCTTTCAAGAATAAACTGAATGGGAAAAGTCGGGGTTAAATACCATAATAAAGGTGGTGAGGGAGGGGTTAAGTAAGCATACGGTGACATTACATTAGAGCATGGAAGTTATACATTATCTCGCTTGGACTATTGTAACTCTTTGTATATCGGATTACCCCAGTCCTCGATTGCAAAGCTTCAGATGGTCCAAAATGCCGCAGCTAGGTTTTTAAGTAAGGTTTTTAACGACACTAAaagattatttagaaaaaagttacctggttgccttaaaattttgagttccttgaaattaaaattgagttaatacaattaacattttttgagattcgacaccctttattaaaagattatttaaaaaaaaaaattgtaagcatattgggtaattgtgtgttttatttctgatgacgcagtgaaacatgccaaaaagtgctattttcatgatttatcaaatttttcaTGTGGttaagatacaataatattttgagtttctattttttaaacaaatttccttcattgtatcaactcaaatttttaatttcaataaactcaaaattttaaggcaaccagtttaccattttttaaagttaaaccaacaacatttttttacagtgtactgttCTTTGTACAGCACAGCGGTCAacttttgttgtgtttatttgtgctttattaataaataaatgaaattaaatgaattgaAAAAAGAAAGTTGACACCTATCTACAGTATGTGAATGCAGCATCACACCAGAACAAGTTTTAAGGCACAGATGTCATTGTCGATATAACTGACTCACTCAAGTAGCCTATATTTCTCATGATTCATTTATTCTGTAAGAGAAAGGGTCTGATAAAGGAGAAAAAGCAGCTAGTATAGTCATGTGATTTCAAAATGGTGGCTCCCTTGAGTGGGGATCTGCCCCATCATGTAGAATAaaactttttggagatatggtTGGAGTATTCATCAAATACAAGTCTACATCATTTAAACCAGTTTGTCAAAAGTAACTACAAAGCCTATCCGAGCATATGTCAGCATGAAACAGAAGATAAGACAATAGTCAAAAAGacaatagtcttttcttccatATTGCAACGTATCCGAGTTAGGCTAAGGCAtataaaaatatggacgacggCAACGCACATTCTCTCTCTTCCATTATAGAAAGCCGCCAATGGGCGCTGACATCTTATGCTGATTTGGGACATGAGTCTGCACAGTAGTGAGTGTAAACTGAAGCGGCAGTATCAAGGCCCCGCCCACACTCCTACAGAATCAGTCAGCACACTTTACTACAGAACAacttatggaaatgtagaaattcaAGTTAAAGCTCCAATCTTCTCTTGGAAATACTGAAAAAAGTCTGTTGGTGCCTCAGTGACCACTTCAGTCAAAGAAGCTGTCAATCATTACGTTGTTTttatcaaataactaactaaaaccaaacaTATCTAAGAAATTAACACAAACTTAGATCAGCGtgataaaaaaatgatataaactatctttggaaaaaaattgtacGTGTAATGTTTAATTTCTCTCAAGTCCTTTTCAATTACATGGAGAGGTCAGGGTttatgagctatactgggaccagcCA
Proteins encoded:
- the sb:cb288 gene encoding uncharacterized protein sb:cb288 yields the protein MWTEVRNNKSSLHEEPQDHNLTQIVSPVSSWLPTISDRNGSATARPPPLAETPKNRESGIIPGAIAAAVFIGFLLALYAVLWKCMVTQPKRVSVRRKKRSSLKAREQRSLMC